One window of Sphingobacteriales bacterium genomic DNA carries:
- the aspS gene encoding aspartate--tRNA ligase, giving the protein MYRSHTCGELRISHIGQQVTLSGWVQRVRQLGGMTFIDLRDRYGITQLVFDMSIEPDLFASANKLGREFVIQVVGIVRERSSKNSNMPTGDIEIDTKQLKVLNASKVPPFTIEAETDGGDDLRMKYRYLDLRRPIVQQNMIARHEMAQATRRYLNNLGFLEVETPVLIKSTPEGARDFVVPSRLNPGQFYALPQSPQTFKQLLMVSGFDRYYQIVRCFRDEDLRADRQPEFTQIDCEMAFVTREDVLQTFEGLLRFLLKETKGYDLGKVERMSYDDAMRLYGSDKPDIRFGMAFTELTQLVKGHGFPVFDEAELIAGISVEGCAEYTRKQIDELTDWVKRPQIGAKGLVYIRYNSDGTLKSSVDKFYSTEQLQLIASEMKAKPGDLLLILSGTIDKTRKQLGELRMEMAKRLGLRNPKEFKALWVLDFPLLEWEEEDKRWIACHHPFTRPRTENLEQINEADWGDLRAEAYDLCLNGNEIAGGSIRIHERELQEKMFDLLGMTKEEAQHKFGFLMGAFEYGAPPHGGIAFGFDRLCAILGGQESIRDFIAFPKNNSGRDMMIDAPSPIEEKQYRELHIRKIATD; this is encoded by the coding sequence ATGTACAGATCACATACTTGCGGAGAGTTGAGAATATCCCATATTGGCCAACAAGTTACACTAAGTGGTTGGGTTCAAAGAGTCAGACAATTAGGAGGCATGACTTTTATTGACTTGCGTGACCGATATGGCATTACCCAACTTGTCTTTGATATGAGTATTGAGCCTGATTTATTTGCTTCTGCCAATAAACTTGGAAGAGAATTTGTGATTCAGGTAGTCGGTATTGTTAGAGAACGTAGCAGTAAGAACTCAAATATGCCTACCGGGGATATAGAAATAGATACCAAACAATTGAAAGTTTTAAATGCATCAAAGGTGCCCCCATTTACAATAGAAGCGGAAACTGATGGAGGGGATGATTTGAGAATGAAATACCGATATTTGGATTTACGCAGACCTATAGTACAACAAAACATGATTGCCCGTCATGAAATGGCTCAGGCCACACGCAGGTATTTAAATAACCTTGGATTTCTGGAGGTTGAAACCCCTGTTTTAATTAAAAGCACTCCGGAAGGAGCCCGTGATTTTGTCGTACCTTCAAGACTCAATCCAGGACAGTTTTATGCTTTGCCACAATCACCCCAAACTTTCAAGCAGCTATTGATGGTTTCCGGTTTTGACCGCTATTACCAAATTGTCCGTTGTTTCAGGGATGAGGATTTAAGAGCAGACCGTCAGCCTGAATTTACTCAAATAGACTGTGAAATGGCTTTTGTTACCCGCGAAGATGTACTGCAAACCTTTGAAGGGCTGCTCCGTTTTTTGCTTAAAGAAACCAAAGGGTACGATTTAGGAAAAGTCGAAAGAATGAGTTATGACGATGCCATGCGATTATACGGGAGCGACAAACCTGATATTCGGTTCGGAATGGCGTTTACTGAACTAACCCAATTGGTCAAAGGACATGGGTTTCCGGTTTTTGACGAAGCCGAACTGATAGCCGGCATCAGTGTTGAAGGTTGTGCAGAATATACCCGCAAACAAATTGATGAGTTGACAGATTGGGTAAAAAGGCCTCAAATTGGCGCTAAAGGATTGGTTTATATCCGATACAATTCAGACGGTACGTTAAAATCTTCTGTGGATAAATTTTATTCTACTGAACAATTGCAACTCATTGCTTCGGAAATGAAAGCAAAACCCGGTGATTTACTCCTGATTTTATCAGGAACGATTGATAAAACCAGAAAACAATTAGGGGAATTGCGGATGGAAATGGCGAAACGCCTTGGTTTGAGGAACCCCAAAGAATTTAAAGCATTATGGGTGCTTGATTTTCCTTTGTTGGAATGGGAGGAAGAAGATAAAAGGTGGATAGCTTGTCATCACCCTTTTACCCGGCCACGTACAGAAAATCTCGAACAAATTAACGAAGCTGATTGGGGAGATTTAAGAGCAGAAGCGTATGACCTCTGTTTAAATGGAAATGAAATTGCCGGAGGCTCAATCAGAATCCATGAACGTGAATTACAGGAAAAAATGTTCGATTTGTTAGGCATGACAAAAGAAGAAGCACAACATAAATTTGGGTTTTTGATGGGCGCTTTTGAATATGGTGCGCCTCCTCATGGCGGAATTGCATTTGGATTTGACCGTTTATGTGCCATTTTAGGTGGACAGGAATCCATCCGCGATTTTATAGCTTTCCCCAAAAATAACAGCGGACGGGATATGATGATTGATGCTCCTTCACCCATTGAAGAAAAACAATACCGCGAGCTACATATCAGGAAAATTGCCACCGATTAG
- a CDS encoding geranylgeranylglyceryl/heptaprenylglyceryl phosphate synthase yields the protein MKDNGIYRRLCETQENRKKQIAILIDPDKVNSEKVSSLVNLAATSGVDFVFVGGSLVMNNQTDALVNLIKDKTEIPVVLFPGSVFQISHSADALFFLSLVSGRNPDLLIGQHVVSAPQLFYSNLEILPTGYLLIDGGKPTTVSYISNSTPIPADKPQIAVCTAMAAQLLGMKIIYLDSGSGALHHVSEEMISEVKRHIQLPLIVGGGIRTPEQATSVCRAGADLIVVGNILEKSPNLVNELALAVHSV from the coding sequence ATGAAAGACAACGGCATTTACCGGCGTTTATGTGAAACTCAGGAAAATCGCAAAAAGCAAATTGCGATTCTGATAGACCCCGATAAAGTCAATTCGGAAAAGGTATCTTCGCTCGTCAATCTGGCCGCAACTTCAGGTGTGGACTTTGTTTTTGTGGGAGGAAGTTTGGTGATGAACAATCAAACGGATGCTTTGGTGAACCTCATTAAAGACAAAACCGAAATTCCTGTAGTACTTTTTCCCGGCAGTGTTTTTCAGATTTCACATTCAGCAGATGCTCTATTTTTTCTTTCCTTAGTTTCCGGACGAAACCCAGATTTGCTGATCGGGCAACATGTTGTGTCTGCTCCTCAGCTTTTTTACTCCAATCTGGAAATCTTACCAACGGGTTATCTGTTGATTGACGGAGGAAAACCAACAACGGTTTCCTATATCAGCAATAGTACCCCTATTCCGGCCGATAAACCCCAGATTGCGGTTTGTACAGCTATGGCTGCACAATTGTTGGGGATGAAAATCATCTATTTAGATTCCGGAAGCGGTGCACTTCACCACGTTTCTGAAGAAATGATCAGTGAGGTAAAACGCCATATTCAATTACCTCTGATAGTTGGCGGAGGTATTCGTACTCCTGAACAGGCAACATCAGTTTGTCGTGCAGGTGCAGACCTGATTGTTGTGGGAAATATTCTGGAAAAATCGCCTAATCTGGTGAACGAACTTGCTCTTGCTGTTCATTCTGTATAA
- a CDS encoding VOC family protein, whose amino-acid sequence MNLVISWFEIPTYSLDRAAAFYSHVLNTPVEPTLFGGMRMAFFPNEPDIVSGALIEHPDAVPSPYGTTVYFYRPDDFDETLYRVVEAGGQILMPRTKVSEDVGSVAYFLDTEGNKVALHTSD is encoded by the coding sequence ATGAATTTAGTAATTTCCTGGTTTGAGATTCCAACCTATAGTTTAGACCGTGCTGCTGCTTTTTATTCTCATGTTTTAAACACACCGGTCGAACCGACTTTGTTTGGTGGGATGAGAATGGCTTTTTTTCCCAACGAGCCTGATATTGTTAGCGGTGCATTAATCGAACATCCGGATGCGGTGCCCTCTCCTTATGGAACAACGGTTTACTTTTACCGCCCGGATGATTTTGATGAAACACTATACCGGGTCGTTGAAGCCGGCGGTCAAATTTTAATGCCACGAACCAAAGTTTCTGAAGATGTCGGTTCCGTGGCCTATTTTTTAGACACTGAGGGAAACAAAGTTGCACTTCACACATCAGACTAA